Below is a genomic region from Betta splendens chromosome 8, fBetSpl5.4, whole genome shotgun sequence.
aattaaaaaaacaaaaaaaaacagcaacacaaaacataTAATTTAGtaagaataaatatataaatatatattaaaattaacatgcttttttataaatataacaataaataaataaatattcatgaaCAGTGAGCTGAAATGGGGCATGGCCTCTATCTTCATTTGGCTTGTCTCCAAGTGAAGCAGGTGTGGTATTTCTGCAGGGCGATTTTTAGGACCCAAAGTAAATCTCTGCGCAGAGCCTCCCATCCACAGGCTGCACTGCCCTGCGTAACGCACAGACAGAACCGGGTTCAGCTCCGACAGCATCTGATCACATTGTGTGTATAGAACAGCGTTTACCTGCTGCAGGACGGTTCTCACGTCAtcgaagtacaaagacaaaaggTGTGAACTCCTGAAACCAGACaactgaaaagagaaaagaactAAATGAATAAATCCCATTAAAACATCAAAGACTGAATAAAGGGATGGACACTCACACAGCTGCCGTCCTCCAGCACTTGGTACTGCAGGTTCTGGAAGTTATCGAAGTTGACTTCATTCCAGTTGAGCCCATCCTCCCCAAAAGTTACGTTGTAGTCCTCAAACACATTCCATGCTCCTTGCAGTGACTCAAATACCAGCCATGATACCTGGCGGCACTGTAGGGAGCAACCGCATGTCAGCATGTTAGGCAGTCCTGTGTAAAAAAAGTCTTAAGGTACTGGAAGGTAATGTAAGGTACCTCAGACAGGTTGTCTGTGGCAGCACGGAGTACAGATTTGGGGAAGGAGATGTTAGCGTTGTACTGAACACAGGGAACAGGAAATGGTCCCCCCTGTCAGGAAACAGTCAAATGTAACTTTTGAACACACCAggtcacattaaaacaaattactgaTTATACAGACATGAACACTTAGACCAAAAACTTAAATCTTGTTTCACAGGTAAAAGGCATGCTCTGCTGAGATCAGGGTCGTACCACATCTCTGAGCAGGTGGTGGGATGATTCCAGGAGGATTCCCTGCAGCGAACACACTGGACTGTTCACAACCGACATAGGGAGGCCGCAGAGCTGCAGGATTATGAAGAGCACTGAAGGCTGCACAACGGATCTGTGCCACATGGTCCCAGATCTGGTCTCTCTTAAAGGAAATCAACCTGGGTTAATCTTTACACAAAAGAATAAAGACAATTTCAAAGTTCATAAATTGTCACCTGAAGTCAATGTGATTCTGATTCTGGGAATCTGTTGAAGTGGTCCAAGGTAGCCCGAGATGCTTCAGGTGTGCTGCAACCTGGATTAAACAGAGACAGGCCAATCAGCCAATCTGAAACTACATGTGTCAGTCATCAAACCACTGAGTCTGATTCAGAGCACAGCAGCCAgacctggaccaggaccaggaccatgTGAGATCTGCAGGTCTGATCATGTTCAGCAGCGTCTGAAAAGGAATTATCACAACTTGCAACAACTTCAGGAGCAGAGTAAATGTGGGATCTGGGTCCCTCCTGAACTCGAGCATCAACCGTCATTATCAAAGCGCCTGGTTTTTGAGAGAGAACACGAGTCCAGCCCATTAAACGTGAAGcatatttgtgtttatgttgaaACATAATGAGGACCTTCAGCCAgacctggaccaggaccaggaccatgTGAGATCTGCAGGTCTGATCATATTCAGCAGTGTCTGAAAAGGAATTATCACAACTTGCAATAATTTCAGGAGCAGAGTAAATGTGGGATCTGGGTCCCTCCTGAACTCGAGCATCAACCGTCATTATCAAAGCGCCTGGTTTTTGAGAGAGAACATGAGTCCAGCCCATTAAACGTGAAGcatatttgtgtttatgttgaaACATAATGTGGACCTTCAGCTTTAGTTTGCGAAGTAAATTCATCCAGTGTCATAAAATAACATCTACTGCACCTCTACTGCCAGGACTCAGAGCCGTCTACTAAATGTAACCTTCCAACACAACAAAGCCTGGTAACGAAAAGCGATCGGGTGCTGAAACGTGTAGCATTAATTTGGAGACAGAGGTTCTGACCTGAGCGACTTCAGTGCAGACTTCAGGGTCCAGCAGAAGCTCCGTCACGGGTGCAGTAATATTTATCGGAGCGGCAGGCGTGTGATGTGACACAGTTGCCATTTGTCATAATAACGTAGCAGATTTTCCAGTGGTCAGAAACATCAAACGTCACATGGAAACGAAGAGGCTTGTCAACGTGAATGCATAGATGGAGGTTTCACTTTGCTGCCAAAGTTCGAACCTGAAGTCGGCTATAAACCTCAGAGTGAGCGTTTAACTTACAAATGATCTGGACTGAAAGTGAAAAAGCTGCTTAGTCATGTCAATCAGTGATTCCCAAACTGCAGAAGACCAGGACAGGCTCTTCAGAAGCTTCCACTCTGAACTGTCACTCAGGTCTGAAATGAAACTTAAGTCCTTGTGTTTTCATCAGTAAATGTTTGAGTCTAAAAACATGTCACTCCTGATGACGTTCAGCCAGGTTCAGACACTGGTGGTTCCTTTTCTGGCTGCAGTTCCTTTAGTGGACGAATTATCAGTTAATCATTTAGCCACGCAATAAGTTCATGACTAGGATAAACCAATATCAATAATCAACCTTTACCTGTTTTGGCCAAACGTTGTGTATTTGATGGACCTCGATGGACCTTTGGTTGAATACCATGCTGGTATTCAACACTGCATTTAAATTCATCCATTCATACACCAGCAACAATGTTGTAATATTAGCTGACATTGAGGGCAACTTAAGGTTCAGTGTTCTGCCCAAGGACATTTCGGCACATGACCCAGAGGAATTGAATTGAACCACCAATCACAGAAAATGATGGAAGACAGCTCTACCAAGTAATATGTGGTGCctaaagttgttgttgtcaggTTTCTTCTAAACCTCATTTTTAACAAGTATAAGATTTTGTCAGAAACCTGTCAGATGAACTCACCAGGTTGCTGCAGGTCCTAGATGtgagctggttctggtcctgatCTGGGTCACTCactggctgctgcttgttttagtTCTGGTGAGCATCAGTCCTGCTGTGGTTTAAATAATAGCTTAAAGGTGAGAAAATGAAACTTTCAAGAATTCACAATTCACTCAATTGTAAATTGGGAAATTCCACCCACAATGAGGGcatttttcaaaaacaaaataatttatatttctaaataaaatgtatttgtaatgttttgaattaaaaagCTGGCTCAAATGGGTTGTCTAAATAGTTGTGTAGCGCCCTAAGTCAATTTGTgctatataaaaaaattaaatagcaTTAGGGGCTTTTGAGACGAAAAACTGATTTAagagatttatttaaaaaatgaaaaagtcaaAAGAACTAAAATGAACACAAGATTTATTcttaatatgttttatatttaaaagatataattattaacattattaatatttattagtaattaatattatttaatattgatTAAATACATGCATATTAATAATTTAAGGTCATGCACAATTTAAGGGCTTTTActccaaaaacaaataaaattagtaaaaattattattactacaattattaaaaaataacatttgtcTGAATTGTTACTTTGTCAGTTAAATGTTTGGTGTCATCATTACTTTTGTGACTCAGCTTCATGTCATGCTTCACCAACAAACGAGGTGGAAACTAACCATCACGGATCACTGCAGCATTAATGTTTCCACACAAAGCATTAAGGTAGAGCTGTCCGTTCACTTTAGGCCACAGAGTGCGTTAGATTCCATGTTGTAAGTCTACAACTCGTCTGAGTCATCTCAGCTCAGGATGCGGTTTAACACAAGCTCATCAGTTTACATTTACACTGAAGAAACggaggaaagaaaaactgaagctgaaaacaggaagttcaGGCTCACTGCATCTTAGCAGGAAATGTAACCTCTCTCAATGTTTTTGTCAGTTCCTGAATAATCAGGGACAGAAATGTGTCatcgcagacacacaaagggaaAAGTCCTCCTTTATTTACTCGCTTTCCACTTCAAGGAAACTGCAGCAGATGAGTCAGCATTTTGTCATTGTTCGCTTTACCTATGGGGtaccaaatgtaaaaggagcacctataagttgttttctcacatttaactaaatgacacaacatgttttctcacatttagttaaatgtacataagtctaaatgtaaatgttaaatatgaatgtaaaatgtaaatgttaaatgtaaatgtaaatgttttctcacattgaactaaatgacacaacatgttttctcacatttagttaaatgtacataagtctaaatgtaaatgtaaatgtaaatgttaaatgttaaatgtaaattttaaatgtaaatgttaaatgatcgaaattaatatttacagtaagtagactccaccccctatgatcctagatcagtgacgcagactctaacacctcaaacagtatgCATAGCTCCGCCCAAATCTGAgtctggatcggtggacgaaaatactggagaaaatactgaagtcgaagccatcatggccgtcagctcAGAATTCGTCCCGTTAGCAGAGATGGAACGGACTGTAAcagcaggtgtgcgggctgaggctccgcttcaaactgctgttctgtcgtaaacaccattaatggagAGTTACTttcgcctctcgaggagtgcagacatgttttctctctgctcccactctgcttttggttgcagtgtccttgtcttgtctttttctgagcaccctgatctgctattctggaataacatttttgaacatggagctaatcaactggtcactcagcgcattgaaCAAGacgttttcacaaaggaaagaatctccgggagaaccactctgccccttggggacttttgcctccggctacgtgcgggacgcgtgtgattcctggtgccccgtgtgtctggagcctctgtccatcgaggatgcagaggatctattcatattttggactttgacatctgcggccggctcattggcatgtcctccggccgtggagctacaaacgccgacgggggccatggttactcggctgcaaaattacaccagaggatggcccggattgaaggactgacaattaacatctcagctcgttcggatgatttgcatcagaggattacccggattgcaggactgactaataagacctcagcccgttcggaggaagacaagagacagactgataacatctgcagacagactgaacacttggtgaatatggtgacagccttgtctgacaggcttgaggagatgtcacgggtgacccatggtcccacaagaggcgatgaagccctgagttctgaccgattggagtattgatctagacaaattagtcatggattgttaaaatgtattacaattggctgtgtattactctgtcccttctccctcacccctcccttcccgggtccaatctagctcaccagctgtgcgtctatctatcctcttcccctgttgtgactcccttcaaggacaactgttggactgacatgtaaacatcttggtcggcctcggtcatacttctataaacaacacttcactacactgatgcagatacaccccctcccaccccaccttacagtctcactgtctgctctccgaccttacctacagtatctgtcctgatgaacccaaaaaaaaaattccagcaaggtttccacttgtactgtgtgccactgtatgtgcgtgtgttttttattgtttgtactgcaattgcttccactgtcggactagcgacggtcaagctggctgctgatgggaacttccccgctgtgggactaataaaggcattctattctattctattctattctattctattctattctattctattaagtaggtttaaatagaatattttagGTAGTTA
It encodes:
- the ifnphi2 gene encoding interferon phi 2, which produces MATVSHHTPAAPINITAPVTELLLDPEVCTEVAQVAAHLKHLGLPWTTSTDSQNQNHIDFRETRSGTMWHRSVVQPSVLFIILQLCGLPMSVVNSPVCSLQGILLESSHHLLRDVGGPFPVPCVQYNANISFPKSVLRAATDNLSECRQVSWLVFESLQGAWNVFEDYNVTFGEDGLNWNEVNFDNFQNLQYQVLEDGSCLSGFRSSHLLSLYFDDVRTVLQQGSAACGWEALRRDLLWVLKIALQKYHTCFTWRQAK